From Magnetococcales bacterium, a single genomic window includes:
- a CDS encoding pyrimidine/purine nucleoside phosphorylase — translation MFKVNEYFSGKVKSIAFQGPSLPSTVGVMAPGEYEFGTSQKETMTVISGALTVKLPGRSAWETFQSGQSFVVAAQQKFQLQVATDTAYLCTYE, via the coding sequence ATGTTCAAGGTCAACGAATATTTTTCCGGCAAGGTCAAATCCATTGCTTTCCAGGGGCCCAGCCTTCCCTCCACGGTTGGGGTGATGGCACCCGGGGAGTATGAATTCGGCACCAGCCAAAAAGAGACCATGACCGTCATCAGCGGTGCCCTGACCGTTAAACTCCCGGGGCGCTCTGCCTGGGAAACGTTTCAGTCAGGACAATCGTTCGTGGTCGCAGCCCAGCAAAAATTTCAACTTCAGGTTGCAACAGATACCGCCTATCTGTGTACTTACGAATAA
- the cobU gene encoding bifunctional adenosylcobinamide kinase/adenosylcobinamide-phosphate guanylyltransferase, translating to MIELVLGGARSGKSQYAEELAMKSGLSVTYVATAQARDAEMVARITHHQKRRPATWHLAEVSSNLAPHLARLAAPDRFLLVDCLTLWLANLLDGDDLSLWEAERLNLLATLPTLPGTVVLVSNETGLGVVPMGRLTRQFIDEAGRLHQDLARLCHRVTFLVAGLPLCLKGAEP from the coding sequence ATGATCGAACTGGTGTTGGGAGGGGCACGTTCTGGAAAGAGCCAATACGCGGAAGAGTTGGCCATGAAGAGTGGTCTGTCCGTCACCTATGTGGCGACCGCGCAGGCCAGGGATGCTGAAATGGTTGCCCGTATCACGCATCACCAGAAACGACGGCCAGCCACATGGCATCTGGCTGAAGTGTCCAGCAACCTGGCTCCCCATCTGGCCCGGCTTGCCGCCCCGGATCGTTTTCTGTTGGTGGATTGCCTGACCCTCTGGCTGGCCAATCTCCTGGATGGCGATGATCTCAGCCTCTGGGAAGCGGAACGCTTGAATTTATTGGCCACATTGCCAACGCTTCCCGGTACGGTGGTTCTGGTCAGCAACGAAACCGGCCTGGGTGTGGTCCCCATGGGACGCCTGACACGACAATTTATCGATGAAGCCGGAAGGTTACACCAGGATCTGGCCCGCTTGTGTCACCGGGTCACCTTTCTGGTGGCAGGACTTCCCTTATGCTTGAAAGGTGCTGAACCGTGA